The Mycolicibacterium brumae DNA window CGGCGGCGCCGCCGGGGGTGATGAAGCCACCCAGGGCGATCAGCGCGCCGAACAGGAACAGCCAGAACGACAGGGCGTTCAGTCGCGGGAACGCCACGTCGGGGGCGCCGATCTGCAGCGGCAGCACCAGGTTCGCGAAACCGAACACGATCGGCGTCGCGTAGAACAGCAGCATCGCCGTGCCGTGCATGGTGAACAGCTGGTTGAACTGCTCGTTCGACAGGAACTGCAGGCCCGGCATCGCGAGCTCGGTGCGCATCAGCAGGGCCATCAGGCCGCCGACGAAGAAGAAGATGAAGCACACGACGCAGTACATGATGCCGATCAGCTTGTGATCGGTCGTCGTGATCATCTTGTAGATCAGGTTGCCCTTGGGGCCAATCCGTTCCTTGTACGGACGGGTGGCCTCAAGTTCTCCCCGCGGGGGCGCTTCGGCGGTCAAGAGCTCCTCCAAACACATCCATACACACGGGGAGAACAGCCCTCCCCAGGGCGACTTCTGACACTGATCCTAAACCCCCGCCTGGCTGTTGTCGGGGTGGGTCCGACAATACGTCGTAGATCGCAGCGAGTTGGCAGGAACGCACCTGTCAGAGGCGGCGCCGCAGCGACGCGCTGACGCGTCGAGCTCCCCCACTTGATACCGTCGGGCCGTGCAGTTGCCAGCCGTGCGACCGGGCGTCGCCGCCGCCTCCGTGGCGATCACCGCCGCCGTCGTGCTGACCCTGTCCAGCGGCTGCACCCCGCCGCAGGGCAGCACCCCCGTCACCCCGCCGCCGACCAGCGTCGTCACCAGCGTCACCGAGGTCGCCGGCGCGGACGTGCTGGGCAACCAGCGCCGGCCCGACGAGTCCTGCCCCGCCGAACCGGCGCCGCCGGAGGCCGAAGGCGTCATCCGGGCGGATTCGGGCACCGACCGCGGCGAGGTCGACGTGGCCGCCGACCCGCAGCGGATCGTGGCGCTGTCCGGCGATCAGCTCGACGCGCTGTGCGCGCTGGGCCTGCAGTCCCGCGTCGTCGCGGCCGCCACCGCCACCGCCGACGGCGGGCAGCCGTCGTACCTGGGGGCGGTCCTGCACGACGTGCCCGCCGCCGGGGCGCAGGACAATCCGGACCGCGCCGCGATCGCCGACGCCCACCCCGACCTGATCCTCGGCTCCACCGCGTCGCAGCACGGCAGCTACGGCGAGTTCGCCGCGATCGCCCCCACCGTGTTCACCGGCGCGCCCGGCGCGGACTGGCGGGAGAACCTGCGCGCGGTCGGCGCGGCCACCGGGCGGTCCGAGGCGGCGGCGCGGTTGGTCGAGGACTTCGACAACTCCGCGCGCGACACCGGGGTGGCCATCGACGCCACCCATTTCCAGGTGTCGATCGTGCAGTTCACCGAGGACAGCGTGCGGGTGTTCGGCGCGAACAACTTCCCGGCGAGCGTGCTGGAGGTCCTCGGCGCGGACCGGCCCGTCGCCCAGCGCTTCACCGACAC harbors:
- a CDS encoding iron-siderophore ABC transporter substrate-binding protein is translated as MPAVRPGVAAASVAITAAVVLTLSSGCTPPQGSTPVTPPPTSVVTSVTEVAGADVLGNQRRPDESCPAEPAPPEAEGVIRADSGTDRGEVDVAADPQRIVALSGDQLDALCALGLQSRVVAAATATADGGQPSYLGAVLHDVPAAGAQDNPDRAAIADAHPDLILGSTASQHGSYGEFAAIAPTVFTGAPGADWRENLRAVGAATGRSEAAARLVEDFDNSARDTGVAIDATHFQVSIVQFTEDSVRVFGANNFPASVLEVLGADRPVAQRFTDTPSKDIAIGDGALDSADFADADGDIVYVSFASAAARDYAPTILDSESWRKLSAAKDSRVFVVNNEVWQTGRGLVAARGILDDVQWLNAPIN